From Candidatus Eremiobacterota bacterium, one genomic window encodes:
- a CDS encoding xanthine dehydrogenase family protein molybdopterin-binding subunit, which translates to MRDTEPRESLKCVGHGVERLDTVEKLTGEALYTADLRLPGMLHAKVKKSPHAKARILKIDTSDAMKIPGVHAILTGDELDYRVGLYLVDKHILAKGTVRHFGEAVAAVAADTLENAQKAIELINVEYEVMKPVLGPLEAIEKDAPLVHPDLGSYRYIEAVFSPQPGTNIANHTKLRKGDVEKGFQEADFIVERSYSNPNVQHVPMETHCSIGQWGARDRLSVWTSAQSPFTVRNLLAHSFKLPHNNIRVVIPYVGGGFGGKAGIHLEPLVLCLSRKAAGRPVKLVATREEEFSMLPCRSGLVYRIKTGVKKNGHITAQHMTMYWDSGAYADYAVNVTRASGYSGAGPYEIPNAWLDAYTMYTNKPFGTAYRGFGHVEFSWGIERHMDLVARTVGIDPLEFRKINALKPGSMTLTGEEITEHSGNVTKCLEAVAKSIKYGSLTDAERERQEKTGLRIGKAVAALHKAPAMPPFTGTAVILRMNEDGSVMATFSLTEIGAGTYTSVAQIIAEELRFPVERVKIPIENDTDHDPYDWQTVASKGLLLTGNAGILAARDLLRQAYDMAAQVLRANVADLDHDEEKVFIRHHPSHHVTFRSMAVGYAYPDGRGIGGPLVGVGRYVAQGLTNLDKETGQGNPALDWTYGAHGIVVEVNDKTGEYAIRKVASAFDVGKAINPLSVRGQAIGGMLQGLGTAMCEGYLYDAEGHLLNPSFTDNKIPTSLDLPMEVESIVVETPQLDGPFGARGVGEHSMIAICGALGNALQNACGADLTHMPIREEDVWRALKVKAAAPA; encoded by the coding sequence ATGCGTGATACCGAGCCGCGTGAATCATTGAAATGTGTCGGTCACGGCGTGGAGCGCCTCGATACCGTCGAGAAGCTCACAGGCGAAGCCCTCTACACGGCTGACCTGAGGCTGCCGGGGATGCTCCATGCCAAGGTGAAGAAGAGCCCCCACGCCAAGGCAAGAATTCTGAAGATAGACACCTCCGATGCCATGAAGATTCCCGGTGTCCATGCCATTCTCACCGGCGACGAGCTTGACTACCGCGTGGGGCTGTACCTCGTGGACAAGCACATCCTCGCGAAAGGCACGGTGAGGCATTTCGGCGAGGCCGTTGCCGCCGTTGCCGCCGACACGCTGGAAAATGCCCAGAAGGCCATAGAGCTCATCAATGTCGAGTACGAGGTGATGAAGCCCGTACTGGGGCCTCTCGAGGCCATCGAGAAGGACGCCCCCCTCGTGCACCCCGACCTGGGCTCTTACCGCTACATCGAGGCGGTCTTTTCTCCGCAGCCGGGCACCAATATCGCAAACCACACCAAGCTCAGGAAGGGCGACGTGGAGAAGGGCTTCCAGGAGGCAGACTTCATCGTGGAGCGCAGCTACTCGAACCCCAACGTGCAGCATGTACCCATGGAGACCCACTGCTCCATCGGGCAGTGGGGAGCCCGCGACAGGCTCAGCGTCTGGACCTCCGCGCAGTCCCCCTTCACGGTGCGCAACCTTTTGGCGCATTCCTTCAAGCTGCCCCATAACAACATCAGGGTCGTAATCCCTTACGTGGGCGGCGGTTTCGGAGGGAAGGCCGGGATCCACCTGGAGCCCCTGGTGCTCTGCCTGTCCCGCAAGGCCGCAGGTCGGCCCGTGAAGCTCGTGGCCACACGCGAGGAGGAGTTCTCCATGCTTCCCTGCCGCTCGGGCCTGGTCTACAGGATAAAGACGGGAGTAAAGAAAAACGGCCACATCACCGCCCAGCACATGACGATGTACTGGGATTCAGGCGCTTATGCCGATTACGCCGTGAACGTCACGAGGGCTTCAGGATATTCAGGCGCCGGGCCTTACGAGATCCCCAACGCCTGGCTCGATGCCTATACCATGTATACCAACAAGCCATTCGGCACGGCATACAGGGGCTTCGGCCACGTGGAGTTCTCATGGGGCATCGAGCGCCACATGGACCTGGTGGCGCGCACCGTGGGCATCGATCCCCTCGAGTTCAGGAAGATAAACGCCCTCAAGCCCGGCTCCATGACCCTCACGGGCGAGGAGATCACCGAGCATTCAGGGAACGTGACGAAGTGCCTCGAGGCAGTGGCGAAGTCCATAAAGTACGGCAGTCTTACGGACGCCGAGCGCGAGAGGCAGGAGAAGACAGGGCTCAGGATAGGCAAGGCCGTGGCGGCGCTCCACAAGGCGCCGGCAATGCCACCCTTCACGGGCACGGCCGTCATCCTGAGGATGAACGAGGATGGCTCGGTAATGGCCACCTTTTCCCTCACCGAGATCGGCGCCGGTACTTACACGTCAGTGGCGCAGATCATCGCCGAGGAGCTCCGCTTCCCCGTTGAGAGGGTGAAGATCCCCATAGAGAATGACACCGATCACGATCCTTATGACTGGCAGACCGTGGCCTCAAAGGGACTTCTGCTCACCGGGAACGCCGGTATTCTCGCGGCGCGCGATCTCCTTCGCCAGGCATACGATATGGCCGCGCAGGTGCTGCGGGCCAACGTGGCCGATCTTGATCATGATGAGGAGAAAGTCTTCATTCGCCATCATCCCTCTCATCATGTGACCTTCAGGAGCATGGCAGTGGGGTATGCCTACCCTGACGGGAGGGGCATAGGAGGCCCCCTCGTGGGCGTAGGGCGCTATGTGGCCCAGGGCCTCACCAACCTCGACAAGGAGACAGGCCAGGGGAACCCCGCGCTGGACTGGACTTACGGTGCCCACGGCATCGTCGTGGAAGTCAACGACAAGACAGGCGAGTATGCCATCAGGAAGGTGGCCTCGGCCTTTGACGTGGGGAAAGCCATCAACCCTCTTTCCGTGAGGGGGCAGGCCATCGGGGGAATGCTCCAGGGCCTGGGCACCGCCATGTGCGAGGGGTATCTCTATGACGCCGAGGGGCATCTGCTGAACCCGAGTTTTACGGACAACAAGATTCCCACGTCCCTCGATCTCCCCATGGAGGTGGAAAGCATTGTCGTGGAAACGCCCCAGCTGGACGGGCCCTTTGGTGCCCGCGGCGTGGGAGAGCACTCCATGATCGCCATCTGCGGCGCCCTCGGAAATGCCCTGCAGAATGCCTGCGGCGCCGATCTCACCCACATGCCCATAAGGGAGGAGGATGTATGGCGGGCCCTCAAGGTCAAGGCCGCGGCGCCCGCATGA
- a CDS encoding (2Fe-2S)-binding protein, which produces MKIEITVNAKKVIREVEGNRTLLHFLRDDLGLTGTKEGCGAGECGACTVLVNGEPVNSCLVLTAEMDGASVETIESEAREGKLSPLQEAFQRHHAVQCGFCTPGMIMSLRALLRKNPKPSEEELLHAIEGNFCRCTGYKQIVEAVGDVTGSAGKGELTYA; this is translated from the coding sequence ATGAAAATCGAGATTACAGTGAACGCAAAGAAAGTAATCCGCGAAGTGGAGGGCAACAGGACCCTTCTTCATTTCCTGCGGGATGACCTGGGCCTCACGGGGACCAAGGAGGGCTGCGGCGCCGGGGAATGCGGAGCATGCACGGTGCTGGTGAACGGTGAGCCCGTGAACTCCTGCCTCGTGCTGACCGCCGAGATGGACGGAGCATCAGTTGAGACCATCGAGTCGGAAGCCCGGGAGGGGAAGCTTTCTCCCCTCCAGGAGGCTTTCCAGCGCCATCATGCCGTGCAGTGCGGCTTCTGCACTCCGGGTATGATAATGTCCCTCAGGGCTCTCCTCAGAAAGAACCCGAAGCCTTCAGAAGAGGAGCTGCTGCATGCAATAGAGGGGAATTTCTGCCGCTGCACAGGGTACAAGCAGATAGTGGAGGCCGTCGGCGATGTGACAGGTTCCGCCGGGAAGGGGGAGCTGACCTATGCGTGA
- a CDS encoding xanthine dehydrogenase family protein subunit M has protein sequence MLYPFEYHAPRQEKDLLQLLSESLGTAKLLAGGTDLLVDMRAGKIHPGKLIDIKKIKSYHEIDFDGGSGLSIGAAVRCIDVMESALIRDRFPLLAGAASELGSPQLRNRATIMGNLCTASPSADMAPLLLCMGARIRIASLEGTREVDLGTFFTGVKATVLGPGEVAEAILIPPSMAGARGGHEKLKRIRGHDLALASVALLRTDGRLRVAVGACAVTPLLLKEFAAGATPEEVCTAARQAIKPIDDLRASGEYRAFMVDTFIRRLMAGAN, from the coding sequence ATGCTTTATCCCTTTGAGTATCATGCCCCCCGCCAGGAAAAAGATCTTCTGCAGCTTCTCTCAGAATCACTGGGCACGGCAAAGCTGCTCGCAGGCGGCACCGATCTTCTCGTGGATATGAGGGCGGGAAAAATCCATCCCGGGAAGCTCATTGACATCAAGAAGATAAAGAGCTACCACGAAATTGACTTTGACGGCGGCTCAGGGCTGTCCATAGGCGCTGCCGTGCGGTGCATCGACGTGATGGAGAGCGCCCTCATCAGGGACAGATTCCCTCTGCTCGCCGGGGCGGCCTCGGAGCTAGGGTCGCCGCAGCTCCGCAACAGGGCAACCATAATGGGAAATCTGTGCACCGCCTCGCCAAGTGCTGACATGGCCCCCCTCCTTCTCTGCATGGGCGCCAGGATAAGGATCGCTTCCCTCGAGGGCACCAGGGAAGTGGATCTTGGCACGTTTTTCACGGGAGTCAAGGCGACAGTGCTGGGTCCCGGGGAAGTGGCTGAGGCGATCCTGATCCCTCCGTCAATGGCAGGAGCCCGCGGAGGCCATGAAAAGCTCAAGCGTATCAGGGGCCACGACCTTGCCCTTGCGAGCGTGGCGCTCCTCAGGACGGACGGCCGCCTCCGCGTTGCCGTCGGGGCCTGCGCCGTCACCCCGCTGCTTTTAAAGGAATTCGCCGCCGGGGCCACTCCAGAGGAGGTGTGCACCGCGGCGCGTCAGGCCATCAAGCCAATAGATGACCTGAGGGCCTCGGGAGAATACAGGGCTTTCATGGTGGACACCTTTATCAGGCGCCTTATGGCCGGGGCGAACTAA
- a CDS encoding IPT/TIG domain-containing protein produces the protein MKTKMRYLAIILVIALGTGCSGGGGDTTTWGGTSQGVVASPKVTSISPASLATSLPITIAGLNFGTMTTGTTTANNYVRFESTTPMGVSANAGSHISWADQQIVCTVPTGLTAGAQYVIIVNVLTTNGQYSSSSVPSTENTGIVTQ, from the coding sequence ATGAAAACAAAAATGAGATACTTGGCCATAATTCTTGTCATAGCCCTCGGAACGGGATGCTCCGGCGGAGGGGGAGATACGACCACGTGGGGAGGCACTTCGCAGGGAGTGGTAGCCTCACCCAAAGTGACCTCAATAAGCCCCGCGAGCCTTGCGACAAGCCTTCCCATCACCATTGCAGGCCTCAACTTCGGCACTATGACAACGGGAACGACGACGGCGAACAATTACGTGCGCTTTGAGAGCACGACGCCCATGGGAGTCTCCGCAAATGCCGGAAGCCATATTTCATGGGCTGATCAGCAGATTGTCTGCACTGTCCCCACGGGGCTCACCGCAGGCGCTCAATATGTCATAATAGTCAATGTGCTCACCACCAACGGGCAGTATTCAAGCTCTTCGGTTCCCTCCACAGAAAATACCGGTATTGTCACCCAGTAA
- a CDS encoding slipin family protein, with the protein MRDVLHILILIVGVTVALALYHWVKSLLMKVTVYEYQRGLKYCNGRCTEVLEAGSYWIYTRTTRIDLIDVRPRFATVPGQEILSSDGVALKVSVAARYEITDAAKAVNHEENYATALYLMIQLAMREIVGSFSIDDLLRERARLNAALLEAAAPKALELGLTLHSAAIKDITFPGDLKKIFAQVVNARHEGLAALEKARGETAALRNLANAGRLMEKNPSLLYLRMIQALESSKGNTLLLGIPPHAMPIPLRPGVPEEPAPPGVDEQKQGEE; encoded by the coding sequence ATGCGGGACGTGCTCCATATTCTCATTCTCATCGTGGGCGTGACGGTAGCCCTGGCCCTTTATCACTGGGTCAAATCCCTGCTGATGAAAGTGACGGTCTACGAATACCAGAGGGGCCTCAAGTACTGCAACGGCAGGTGCACGGAGGTGCTCGAGGCCGGAAGCTACTGGATTTACACGAGGACCACGCGCATCGATCTCATCGATGTTCGTCCCCGCTTTGCCACTGTGCCCGGCCAGGAGATCCTCTCCTCTGACGGCGTGGCCCTCAAGGTGAGCGTGGCGGCCCGCTACGAGATCACCGATGCTGCTAAGGCCGTGAACCACGAGGAGAATTACGCCACAGCCCTCTACCTGATGATCCAGCTCGCCATGAGGGAGATTGTGGGCTCTTTCTCCATTGACGACCTTCTCAGGGAAAGGGCCCGCCTCAACGCGGCGCTCCTTGAAGCGGCGGCACCGAAGGCCCTCGAGCTTGGCCTCACTCTTCACTCGGCAGCCATCAAGGATATCACCTTCCCCGGAGATCTCAAGAAAATTTTCGCCCAGGTGGTGAATGCCCGCCATGAAGGGCTTGCCGCTCTTGAAAAGGCCCGGGGTGAGACTGCGGCGCTGCGCAACCTTGCCAACGCGGGCCGCCTGATGGAGAAGAACCCCTCGCTCCTCTACCTGAGGATGATCCAGGCCCTGGAAAGCTCGAAGGGGAACACCCTGCTGCTGGGCATTCCGCCCCACGCCATGCCCATTCCCCTCAGGCCCGGCGTGCCCGAGGAGCCGGCCCCTCCGGGTGTTGATGAACAAAAGCAGGGGGAGGAATAG
- a CDS encoding peptide chain release factor-like protein, with protein MNKSRGRNRQTFRKPEKTVEESLEKLKQECEFEFYKSSGPGGQRKNKRETAVRLRHTPTGIVVHATESRSQAANMALALKRLQQKIAARSRKRRPRIPTGVPAAVTRRRIADKKHRGALKTLRKISPGDSS; from the coding sequence ATGAACAAAAGCAGGGGGAGGAATAGGCAGACCTTCAGGAAGCCGGAAAAGACCGTGGAAGAGTCACTGGAAAAGCTTAAGCAGGAATGCGAGTTCGAGTTCTACAAGTCGAGCGGCCCCGGGGGTCAGCGCAAGAATAAGCGCGAGACCGCGGTAAGGCTGCGCCACACCCCTACAGGGATAGTGGTCCACGCCACGGAGTCACGATCGCAGGCTGCCAACATGGCCCTTGCCCTGAAGCGGCTCCAGCAGAAGATCGCCGCCCGGTCAAGGAAAAGGAGGCCTCGCATTCCCACTGGAGTCCCGGCAGCAGTAACGAGAAGAAGGATCGCCGACAAAAAGCACCGCGGCGCCCTCAAGACCTTGAGAAAAATCTCGCCTGGGGACTCCTCCTGA
- a CDS encoding DUF1232 domain-containing protein gives MGMWDELKKRAKILKCEVMTLSFALGHPRTPWHAKALALVVTAYAFSPIDFIPDFIPIIGLLDDLILLPLGIWAACALIPPEVLEECREKARGAEQEKKPVNLVAAAVIILIWIMAALLVYHLITLERRHADGRS, from the coding sequence ATGGGAATGTGGGATGAGCTCAAGAAAAGGGCAAAGATCCTCAAGTGTGAGGTGATGACCCTCTCCTTTGCCCTGGGCCACCCCCGCACTCCCTGGCATGCAAAGGCCCTTGCCCTTGTGGTGACAGCGTACGCCTTCAGCCCCATAGATTTTATCCCTGACTTCATCCCCATTATCGGCCTTCTTGATGACCTGATACTGCTCCCCCTCGGGATATGGGCCGCCTGTGCCCTCATCCCCCCCGAAGTTCTGGAGGAGTGCAGGGAAAAAGCCCGCGGTGCGGAACAAGAGAAAAAACCGGTGAATCTCGTTGCCGCCGCCGTTATCATACTGATATGGATAATGGCGGCACTGCTTGTGTATCACCTCATCACCCTCGAGAGGAGACATGCCGATGGCCGTTCATGA
- a CDS encoding zinc finger protein, which translates to MAVHEGAWDCPNCEYKGNKGPDKHCTGCGAPRGDDVKFYLPDSAREVTSEAELTKAQAGPDWKCPFCGGDNKAGAPACTGCGAAKDGAATREVKDIRFDRREQPPSRTPPPGASGSLKRSLSYGCGCFVLFVVFFLALIAFGSRDTTLKVSGFQWTRTVEVEKLGTFRETAWEGEVPAGARIRERTRAVHHYDQVQTGTVTRTRLETDKVQSGTEKVKVGVKDKGNGYFEDIYEERPLYREVERTVTYQDPVYKQVPSYRTKLAYDIDRWNAARTEKAEGKTQEARWPDLRTAESPAKEREGKKTEKYLVLFADAKGNSYPYEARSEAEWLTFKEGQHYKARLDLFKKITRLEGPK; encoded by the coding sequence ATGGCCGTTCATGAAGGAGCATGGGACTGCCCGAACTGTGAATACAAAGGGAACAAGGGGCCTGACAAGCACTGCACGGGATGCGGCGCTCCCCGCGGCGACGACGTGAAGTTCTACCTGCCCGACAGCGCCCGCGAGGTCACAAGCGAGGCGGAGCTCACAAAGGCACAGGCCGGCCCGGACTGGAAATGCCCTTTCTGCGGGGGCGACAACAAGGCCGGCGCCCCTGCCTGCACGGGATGCGGCGCGGCAAAAGACGGCGCCGCAACGAGGGAAGTCAAGGACATCCGGTTTGACAGGAGGGAGCAGCCTCCTTCCCGCACACCTCCCCCGGGTGCATCGGGGTCGCTGAAACGGAGCCTCTCCTATGGATGCGGCTGCTTTGTCCTTTTCGTGGTCTTTTTCCTGGCGCTCATAGCCTTCGGCTCCCGCGACACCACCCTGAAAGTCTCGGGATTCCAATGGACGCGCACCGTCGAGGTGGAGAAGCTTGGCACCTTCAGAGAAACGGCCTGGGAAGGCGAAGTGCCTGCCGGGGCCCGTATAAGGGAGAGAACACGGGCCGTTCACCATTATGACCAGGTGCAGACCGGCACCGTCACCAGGACCAGGCTCGAGACTGACAAGGTGCAGTCAGGAACTGAGAAGGTCAAGGTGGGGGTAAAGGACAAGGGGAACGGCTATTTCGAGGACATTTACGAGGAGCGCCCCCTCTACAGGGAGGTGGAGCGCACTGTAACCTACCAGGATCCCGTTTATAAGCAGGTGCCGTCGTACCGCACAAAGCTTGCCTACGACATCGACCGCTGGAACGCGGCAAGAACCGAAAAGGCCGAGGGAAAGACACAGGAGGCGCGGTGGCCGGACCTGCGCACCGCGGAATCACCGGCTAAGGAGCGGGAAGGAAAGAAAACGGAAAAATACCTCGTGCTCTTTGCCGATGCCAAGGGGAACTCATACCCCTACGAGGCCAGGTCGGAAGCCGAGTGGCTCACGTTCAAGGAAGGTCAGCACTACAAGGCCAGGCTCGATCTTTTCAAGAAGATCACCAGGCTTGAAGGCCCGAAATAG
- a CDS encoding DUF853 family protein — MGDTARTFVEEMQSGYTVKGGHILLGAAMLEGKALPEAPVKIPLATLNRHGLIAGATGTGKTKTLELIAGELSRESVPVLLMDMKGDLSGLAAMGAENEAIRERHEKIGVPFTPEAFPVEFLSLSGEKGVRLRATVSEYGPVLLSRILGLNDTQGGIVSILFKYCDDRAIPLLDLKDLKKTLQYAGSEGKKEFEEAYGKLSSTSSGIILRKIVELEQQGGDLFFGEKSFEVDDLQRTDEKGRGVISVLRLTDIQERPKLFSTFMLCLLAEIYSTFPEEGDLSQPKLAIFIDEAHLLFEEASSQLSEEINRIIKLVRSKGVGVFFCTQNPADIPSSVLSQLGLKIQHALRAFTAQDRKAIKLAAENYPLSSFYRTDELLTALGIGEALVTALNEKGAPTPLAACLLRSPSSRMGILSPQEIEALVARSPLVKKYGETIDRESAYELLTAKIEEARSREEAEEERKKPSSSKKAHEETIMDNPLVKDVSRSFTRTIGTTVARELTRGILGVLGLGGRSRRSR; from the coding sequence ATGGGAGATACCGCGAGGACCTTCGTGGAGGAGATGCAGAGTGGATATACCGTCAAGGGAGGACACATCCTTCTCGGCGCGGCGATGCTTGAGGGAAAGGCGCTGCCTGAAGCCCCCGTAAAAATCCCCCTCGCCACCTTGAACAGGCATGGACTTATCGCCGGTGCCACGGGGACAGGCAAGACCAAAACCCTGGAGCTCATTGCCGGCGAGCTTTCAAGAGAGAGCGTGCCTGTACTGCTGATGGATATGAAGGGCGACCTCTCGGGTCTTGCTGCCATGGGGGCAGAAAACGAAGCCATCAGGGAGCGCCATGAAAAAATCGGCGTTCCCTTCACGCCGGAAGCATTCCCCGTGGAGTTCCTCTCCCTCTCCGGGGAGAAGGGGGTGCGCCTCAGGGCCACTGTCTCCGAGTACGGCCCCGTGCTCCTCTCCCGCATCCTTGGCCTCAACGACACGCAGGGGGGCATTGTCTCGATCCTTTTCAAGTACTGCGACGACAGGGCAATTCCCCTCCTTGACCTGAAGGACCTCAAGAAAACCCTCCAGTATGCCGGCAGCGAGGGGAAGAAGGAGTTCGAGGAGGCCTACGGAAAGCTTTCTTCCACGTCATCGGGGATAATCCTGAGAAAGATCGTGGAGCTTGAGCAGCAGGGGGGGGACCTCTTCTTCGGCGAAAAGTCCTTTGAAGTCGATGACCTGCAGAGGACCGACGAGAAGGGAAGGGGCGTCATCTCGGTCCTGCGCCTCACCGACATCCAGGAGAGGCCCAAGCTCTTCTCCACCTTCATGCTCTGCCTTCTTGCAGAGATATATTCCACCTTCCCTGAAGAGGGGGACCTCTCGCAGCCCAAGCTCGCCATCTTCATAGACGAGGCCCACCTCCTTTTCGAAGAGGCCAGCTCGCAGCTTTCGGAGGAGATAAACCGCATCATCAAGCTTGTGCGCTCAAAAGGCGTCGGCGTCTTCTTCTGCACGCAGAACCCCGCCGATATCCCCTCTTCGGTCCTCTCGCAGTTGGGCCTGAAAATCCAGCATGCCCTGAGGGCCTTCACCGCCCAGGACAGGAAAGCCATCAAGCTCGCCGCCGAGAACTATCCCCTGTCCTCCTTTTACCGGACCGACGAGCTTCTCACCGCGCTCGGCATTGGCGAGGCTCTTGTCACCGCCCTCAATGAAAAGGGGGCCCCTACTCCCCTGGCTGCATGCCTCCTGAGGAGCCCCTCCTCGAGGATGGGCATTCTCTCGCCCCAGGAGATTGAGGCCCTCGTGGCACGCTCACCCCTTGTGAAAAAATACGGTGAGACAATCGACAGGGAGAGCGCTTACGAGCTGCTCACGGCGAAGATTGAAGAGGCCCGCAGCAGGGAAGAGGCCGAAGAGGAGAGAAAAAAGCCCTCTTCCTCAAAGAAGGCCCACGAAGAGACCATCATGGACAACCCCCTTGTGAAGGACGTGAGCAGGAGCTTCACAAGGACCATCGGCACCACGGTGGCGAGAGAGCTCACAAGGGGCATCCTTGGCGTCCTGGGATTGGGAGGGCGCTCCAGGCGCTCGCGCTGA
- a CDS encoding clostripain-related cysteine peptidase, producing MISPLHSNNQPHIPQREAPRKESAPEAPSPGDRYVPSQGEAPGSPPAPEEKEWTVLYYFAGNNAISDDMIKKISRLEAVGSDGNVNVAAQLGRASNSEVLPGGNRFFIEKHTDKIPEQEEPRMPWKASSTQLLKNMLHSKPVESLGPTDMSNPDTLADFVAWGMKKYPSKHTLVVVMDHGYGFLGSPDDNEVKHTMTINEMSLAMRKAQDLTGKKVDIIGFDTCLMAQAEVAYQLRDAAGYLVATEEIEYPLGWPEAKIVKHMKDDAQAGPLSAEECAQIIVEESSHATDSTKTMSALKLEGADRIAASTNDLADALLKLMAARPEMKILVRDLVMKTHNYCLVIPNEQLCQDYRDLYSLAENLASSGGIASPEVKKAAESVMNEIKQAVVAEMHAGEEGGGSHGVSIYIPTKGFIDSYKTETGAEVNPHERYLASDFARATLWDELIEKLKA from the coding sequence ATGATATCACCACTACACAGCAACAATCAGCCCCACATTCCACAAAGGGAGGCACCCCGGAAAGAGAGCGCCCCGGAGGCCCCTTCACCCGGCGACAGGTACGTGCCTTCGCAGGGAGAGGCACCGGGAAGCCCCCCTGCCCCTGAAGAGAAAGAATGGACCGTCCTTTATTACTTTGCAGGAAATAACGCCATCTCCGACGACATGATCAAGAAGATCTCAAGGCTGGAGGCCGTGGGAAGTGATGGCAATGTGAATGTGGCGGCGCAGCTTGGAAGAGCGTCAAACTCCGAGGTCCTTCCCGGCGGGAACCGCTTCTTCATTGAAAAGCATACCGACAAGATACCCGAGCAGGAAGAGCCCCGCATGCCCTGGAAGGCAAGCTCCACGCAATTACTGAAAAACATGCTCCACTCAAAGCCGGTGGAGAGCCTCGGCCCTACCGATATGAGCAATCCCGACACCCTGGCAGACTTTGTCGCCTGGGGAATGAAAAAATATCCTTCAAAGCACACCCTGGTGGTGGTGATGGATCATGGCTACGGATTTCTTGGCTCGCCTGATGACAACGAAGTGAAGCACACCATGACCATCAACGAGATGTCGCTGGCAATGAGGAAGGCCCAGGATCTCACCGGTAAAAAAGTTGATATCATAGGCTTTGACACATGCCTCATGGCCCAGGCCGAGGTGGCCTACCAGCTCAGGGATGCCGCAGGGTACCTTGTGGCTACCGAGGAGATTGAATATCCGCTGGGATGGCCTGAAGCGAAAATCGTGAAGCACATGAAAGACGATGCGCAGGCAGGCCCCCTCTCCGCCGAGGAATGCGCGCAGATAATAGTGGAAGAGTCATCCCACGCCACGGATTCCACGAAAACCATGTCGGCGCTGAAGCTGGAAGGCGCAGATCGCATTGCCGCGAGCACAAACGACCTTGCAGACGCCCTTTTGAAACTCATGGCCGCCCGGCCGGAAATGAAAATCCTTGTGAGGGACCTCGTGATGAAGACCCACAATTACTGTCTGGTCATCCCTAATGAGCAGCTCTGCCAGGATTACCGCGATCTTTACAGCCTCGCTGAAAACCTTGCTTCAAGCGGCGGAATAGCATCGCCCGAGGTGAAGAAAGCAGCAGAGAGCGTGATGAATGAGATCAAGCAGGCCGTGGTGGCCGAGATGCACGCCGGTGAAGAAGGCGGAGGCTCCCATGGAGTTTCAATCTATATCCCCACGAAGGGATTCATCGACTCTTACAAAACCGAGACGGGTGCAGAGGTGAATCCCCACGAGCGCTATCTTGCCAGCGACTTTGCCAGGGCCACCCTCTGGGATGAGCTCATCGAGAAGCTGAAAGCCTGA